From Asterias amurensis chromosome 3, ASM3211899v1, a single genomic window includes:
- the LOC139934324 gene encoding LOW QUALITY PROTEIN: uncharacterized protein (The sequence of the model RefSeq protein was modified relative to this genomic sequence to represent the inferred CDS: inserted 1 base in 1 codon), protein MDSQGNRWAMDNALHHFTAPGSDVRTPGLSGNAFGMQEYPGDSAPQRLLPTTSCQSGQLRCEDNTNNFQKHPTGSLSSNYSDHNMSTRPSDFSWDTEVARPNLLNFEDKDSDRIEKNLPAYPESRQVEPEAFEEDMSWTSDILSADSQMNLDDQSFETNNEGTVEQREASLVDELLFSNPITNDITGPHATQNSSTISQQISPLRQFSSALADESIDMFKAAWXDADETDSQLAIHRQDSFAKSCNSFERDLLSLSRVQKQVPESPLHSDHSHSWSSTTPSQEQNIKTDMPEDLNMQDPENICMDDLSEPLKPSGIDPSNIHLLDKTADLSINANSPCQHHTGKDKDPISGAITNTSNRSTDMQNVTEQRSEEVINTHGMLNVVESQVEKDQFSVESSRTDQEQSEIISSIRNDKQSQSNQDKENVQDVDEKCKDRSIGKQNACLAPQPLVITQPTESDTDILSKSPSSPLSEGSIMFLSDIDDQNFTDDEQDVQTKENAKDTNDDIHSILFRATEPDSTTCIADGPSREESADDRECGARMSGESQGDDKSSDGVDDARRQAGKDKSSMQCRENKDTILSDTGEDIKVDSGNILNVDTETEKDAEEAVKKKQVEDIVNQSIEKVPEIIKTAGQESLESSTQEVYDLISDDEKDSLASDENTSDGQGGDGIVENKHEEDIVDQSIQKVPEIKTAGQGSLESSTEEVCDLISDNEKDSDDNTLIEQDTSKQCESGNTDDQSLREGSPLSQEGDADCMMHETDNNGKHDRKENSEAKDQENDSTTQELERTIDEHSESEHKDQEDIAKPQERDSLVEPKSGESHGDGRLAKEVAPSSDCSHINQYVDKSQEPICLLDSDEEQILGLVPLSGDSVSGVCKGKQIAQSHVEATESDSILKENQEDGQEESDDDDVLVVENDAQEVISVDDSSDEDDASTDQTTGAKNSKAANDGKKVKAKNDWSCQICGSTNKSLNSLKLHVRRSHNLIMVHRKEEMKCKMCSFTGTWQKIKEHIIKDHQTPLKWYVKNQETTEITKLPASGPELPEDSLLAQPVLVDPKASDQSKTADTSPSGSNRQIYLIKKVTSIEEPKKSTSIEEPKETSKKSGPGRPLGVKTKPQQSRFQTMDQLNSVIATSVLSKRTQGQQIAPKKPCMVNSSSQPSGDPTLKELESSPGTSVLTRASHRPATSSFLAPGTIIHDSGPSVRTMTVLTARPDTDLHDNRRAVVNRELSAKVREVFQKQTAGGPPLVTKISGTTYVISSTNAKVGLGLKAPQVTTLSQPNSYKIVFPENITPKMLQEAASKQTSPQQGQAGFVVRSVSSTTPNVLSISPPSLNTAFSVPVTRGPDTIENQQPFQMTASNVLLNAATMSTGGYLPPVSAVPAVFNHEYCRKTVALAVTTTVTTTTASRVVQSPKLTSIDAAVGHANIKSTMLGVKPSTASITHAGTQSTMLRVTPSTVPINPTTAARSTILKTPSVQNRHSAPGGPAMMSYVIKVPKAQSNGPSKDDGQSYLVKVPVNQTNVSKKLMVHLPVDKTSLVKHAVCIVQPPLHTSDSGANPPDGGKALQSIRTDTPSLVTNKSQTTGGIINSRIGALATSSPPSVQPKTVPVLEPIFEPVGESPSRISFLANLKEPALDIQLLKSQFEDTNTFNAADLINIDERVQYECARCKEYFPQLVLLQLHHIDCTTHPPAGKILPIVHVPTAMLGAFFTVSTSGYSSACILCSTLLLGNARNVEDQQDFSSHLSKHTEPSVAITCLDDTRKLGILQTRMTSQQAKEWVDFIAPPFRMGNKPTSTQEGNLEEFINTTGILHQESMLLRKRSRRNLQPEHDRRQSKHKHKKHKHKHKHGHSRDHELARQDVNQPYRSSIKTQEGCEGEWIEPTPKGSSSLLVRKKSRPGSLKQSITSSPSQPKPQLPNLTPMKGKNLAPSKVRQRLLNVSVPGRRSLRGLGLDFGMGLEMLPLDRKKRKEKSLNSENRLKGTERKQTQSNLPFHLPDTKIDEVIEIFSSDEEMGGTLPYDEQSRIEDTPSTSASPINSQKHNLEEPDDLYTKKLKGNSGKLSANDVDSDKEKMNVDDSDSKDANYSDNVEGEDSTSDDDDDEENANENHSNVDPSEREIESDGEDASPVDLPLSMIALHYQRVNKDMESVDMDCDPSTSNCSDHEMETIISKEGDNTSLEGTSSSHSQQASPASSQVVPRISLEDPKCTSARSSSPNDDNTFLDGSNSSHCQQATPDPSEVIPCISSEDPMCTSARSTHRANDDNSLLKVTSSSHSKRTSPGSSVAAPCISLEDPTSTSARSSSSANDDILLESDEEDKMPMLESQEPQTEQAVDIRPLRVEKIGGETESKSSTAESVDFNLDRDSEEKEDKEDHTSKILENHIMGERGDVILEDTAQHGTDLLHSFPTSGSPDNVIQSDNTAHTENSHIDHPTRRDSDSRESSPTKQSSNDDFQQEDSKRGSFQQVSDLEDSFQINTLPGDDLLLDGSISPSSITDMTEDNADDHKISFEEGSIQLETISERELSKNSSHRDDLPQQDDSFEQECYSKGSFPSSRSPEAVQVEDISMNSFQGDSSSVDSFPTNKSPADDFIVDDTTLNSFQQISNFLDSSRESILHKERAGDSFQSATRHRSPEPELIGADDGAYHDSDVIELDSDGDEITGNWFLEDSDSSTGNPVENNSPTNSSEAAARRSPLPNDLKDDSITEVGTADGTQESQLDAETSNDGFEMKENIQSDITVLDTSKRIQNSLASAESNLSDVDNVQNIFSDNESKSSFGDGFDVEDWEEEEEELNEDEVLHLSNDEDDGILEGDPVEEASLGVSEPRSRLKGDKQLAIDDDFTPTSNPTQSYLKSPQSTLNSGKEAGETIEMEESQARQLNNLKRKTESLREGDATLKRSRVEGEGE, encoded by the exons ATGGATTCACAAGGAAACAGATGGGCTATGGACAATGCACTTCATCACTTCACTGCCCCTGGGTCTGATGTTCGGACGCCAGGACTATCAGGGAACGCCTTTGGGATGCAAGAGTACCCAGGTGACAGTGCGCCTCAAAGACTCTTACCGACAACGTCATGTCAAAGTGGTCAGCTGCGATGTGAGGACAATACTAACAACTTTCAAAAGCATCCGACTGGTTCTTTATCTTCAAATTACTCGGACCATAACATGAGCACTCGGCCATCTGATTTCAGTTGGGACACTGAAGTAGCAAGACCAAATTTGCTCAACTTTGAAGACAAGGATTCCGACAGAATAGAAAAAAACTTGCCTGCATACCCGGAAAGCCGTCAGGTAGAGCCGGAAGCTTTTGAGGAGGACATGTCATGGACAAGTGATATTTTATCTGCAGATTCTCAAATGAACCTAGATGACCAGTCCTTTGAAACCAACAATGAAGGGACAGTCGAACAAAGGGAAGCTAGCCTTGTCGACGAACTCCTGTTTTCTAACCCTATCACTAACGACATCACTGGGCCGCATGCTACTCAGAACTCCAGTACTATTTCTCAGCAGATTTCTCCACTTCGACAATTTTCTTCAGCACTTGCTGATGAGTCCATTGACATGTTTAAAGCAGCAT AAGACGCAGATGAAACTGATTCACAACTTGCAATACATCGTCAGGATTCCTTTGCCAAGAGTTGCAATTCCTTTGAGAGGGACTTGCTTTCCCTCAGTAGAGTGCAGAAACAGGTGCCGGAATCTCCCCTACACTCCGACCATTCTCATTCTTGGAGCTCTACTACTCCAAGCCAAGAACAGAACATAAAGACAGATATGCCAGAAGACCTCAACATGCAAGACCCTGAAAACATCTGCATGGATGATTTGTCTGAACCTCTTAAACCAAGTGGAATTGATCCTAGTAATATTCATTTATTAGACAAAACGGCAGATCTCTCTATAAACGCCAACAGCCCATGTCAGCATCATACAGGAAAAGACAAAGACCCCATCTCTGGTGCAATCACGAATACTTCCAACAGAAGCACAGATATGCAAAATGTTACTGAGCAACGTTCGGAAGAAGTAATCAATACACATGGTATGCTTAATGTAGTTGAGAGTCAAGTTGAGAAGGACCAATTTTCAGTAGAATCTTCTAGAACTGATCAAGAGCAATCTGAAATTATCAGCAGCATAAGAAATGATAAACAATCTCAATCCAATCAAGACAAGGAGAATGTGCAAGATGTAGATGAGAAGTGTAAGGATCGCAGTATTGGGAAACAAAATGCTTGTCTTGCACCGCAACCTTTGGTCATCACACAACCTACAGAAAGTGATACAGACATTTTGAGCAAGTCCCCAAGTTCTCCGTTGTCTGAAGGGTCTATCATGTTTCTTTCTGACATTGACGATCAGAATTTCACAGACGATGAGCAGGATGTACAAACTAAGGAGAATGCCAAAGACACAAATGATGATATCCATAGTATCCTCTTCAGAGCAACAGAGCCCGACTCTACCACATGTATCGCTGATGGGCCATCACGTGAAGAATCTGCTGATGACAGAGAATGTGGGGCAAGAATGTCTGGAGAATCACAGGGTGACGACAAATCCTCTGATGGAGTAGATGATGCAAGGAGGCAAGCCGGAAAGGACAAGTCATCAATGCAATGCAGAGAAAACAAGGACACAATTCTATCTGATACAGGTGAAGACATTAAGGTCGACTCAGGGAACATTCTAAATGTCGATACAGAAACTGAAAAGGATGCAGAGGAAGCGGTCAAGAAAAAACAGGTAGAGGATATTGTTAACCAAAGTATTGAGAAAGTTCCTGAGATCATCAAAACAGCAGGTCAAGAAAGTTTGGAAAGCAGTACCCAAGAGGTTTATGATCTCATCAGTGATGATGAAAAAGACAGCTTGGCAAGTGATGAGAACACAAGCGATGGACAGGGTGGAGATGGAATTGTCGAGAACAAACATGAAGAGGATATTGTTGACCAAAGCATTCAGAAAGTTCCTGAGATCAAAACAGCAGGTCAAGGAAGTTTGGAAAGCAGTACTGAAGAGGTTTGTGACCTCATAAGTGACAATGAAAAAGACAGTGATGATAACACACTCATTGAACAGGACACTTCCAAGCAATGCGAAAGTGGGAATACTGATGACCAATCTCTTAGAGAAGGTAGCCCTCTAAGTCAAGAAGGAGATGCTGATTGTATGATGCATGAAACAGACAACAATGGCAAGCATGACAGGAAAGAGAACAGTGAAGCCAAAGATCAAGAAAATGATAGCACCACCCAGGAACTGGAGAGAACTATTGATGAGCACTCTGAGAGTGAGCATAAAGATCAAGAAGATATTGCCAAACCTCAAGAGAGGGACAGTCTTGTCGAACCTAAATCTGGCGAGTCCCATGGAGATGGTCGTCTTGCCAAGGAAGTAGCTCCTAGCTCTGACTGTTCACACATCAACCAATATGTTGATAAGTCACAAGAACCCATTTGCCTTTTAGATTCAGACGAGGAACAGATATTGGGTTTAGTTCCCCTGTCAGGAGATTCTGTTTCAGGAGTTTGTAAGGGAAAACAGATAGCTCAAAGCCATGTGGAGGCAACAGAATCAGACTCCATTCTCAAGGAGAACCAAGAAGATGGACAGGAAGAAAGTGATGACGATGATGTTCTTGTTGTTGAAAATGATGCTCAAGAAGTGATAAGTGTTGATGACAGCTCAGATGAAGATGATGCAAGTACAGACCAAACCACTGGAGCAAAGAACAGTAAAGCTGCCAATGatggtaaaaaagtaaaagcaaAAAATGACTGGTCGTGCCAAATTTGTGGAAGCACCAACAAGTCACTAAACTCACTAAAGTTACACGTACGACGTAGCCACAACCTAATTATGGTCCACAGAAAGGAAGAGATGAAATGCAAAATGTGTTCCTTTACTGGGACCTGGCAGAAGATTAAAGAGCATATAATTAAGGACCACCAGACTCCTCTTAAGTGGTATGTGAAGAATCAAGAGACGACAGAGATAACCAAGTTACCAGCATCAGGCCCTGAACTCCCTGAAGATTCCTTGTTGGCGCAACCAGTGTTAGTGGATCCAAAGGCCAGTGATCAGTCCAAGACAGCAGACACTTCACCATCTGGCTCAAACAGGCAAATCTACCTCATCAAAAAAGTCACTTCAATTGAAGAACCTAAGAAAAGCACTTCAATTGAAGAACCGAAAGAGACAAGTAAGAAATCAGGACCAGGAAGACCTCTCGGCGTCAAGACCAAACCCCAGCAAAGTAGATTTCAAACCATGGATCAGTTGAATAGTGTAATTGCAACTTCAGTGTTAAGTAAGAGAACTCAAGGTCAACAGATAGCACCTAAAAAACCTTGTATGGTGAATTCTTCCTCCCAACCAAGTGGAGATCCAACTTTAAAGGAGCTGGAAAGCTCTCCTGGAACTTCAGTTTTAACTAGAGCATCACATCGACCAGCAACGTCATCGTTCCTAGCTCCGGGCACAATCATTCATGATTCAGGCCCATCGGTAAGGACAATGACGGTATTAACTGCAAGACCGGATACTGACTTGCACGATAACAGACGAGCGGTTGTAAACAGAGAACTCAGTGCTAAAGTGAGAGAAGTCTTCCAAAAACAGACTGCTGGTGGGCCGCCTCTGGTGACCAAAATCTCTGGCACGACCTATGTAATATCATCTACAAACGCTAAGGTAGGCTTGGGATTAAAAGCGCCCCAAGTAACAACCTTATCTCAGCCAAATAGTTATAAAATCGTGTTCCCTGAGAACATTACCCCTAAAATGCTGCAGGAAGCTGCCAGTAAGCAGACCTCACCTCAACAGGGTCAGGCTGGGTTTGTAGTGCGCAGTGTCTCCTCAACGACCCCAAATGTTTTGAGCATCAGCCCACCATCTCTAAATACAGCATTTTCTGTTCCAGTTACGAGGGGACCAGATACTATAGAAAATCAACAGCCATTTCAGATGACGGCTTCCAATGTTTTGCTGAATGCCGCCACAATGTCTACTGGAGGTTATTTACCTCCAGTATCTGCTGTTCCAGCAGTCTTTAATCATGAGTATTGTAGGAAAACGGTGGCTCTTGCAGttacaacaacagtaacaacaacaactgCTTCTCGGGTAGTACAATCACCAAAGCTTACCTCAATAGATGCTGCTGTTGGTCATGCTAATATTAAGTCAACAATGTTAGGAGTGAAGCCTTCAACCGCATCCATCACCCATGCTGGTACTCAGTCAACAATGTTAAGGGTGACTCCTTCAACGGTACCCATCAACCCAACTACAGCAGCGAGGAGCACAATACTCAAAACACCCAGTGTGCAGAACAGGCATAGCGCCCCAGGGGGACCAGCGATGATGTCTTATGTGATCAAAGTACCCAAAGCACAGAGTAACGGACCTTCCAAGGACGATGGGCAGTCCTACCTTGTGAAAGTGCCTGTCAACCAGACTAATGTTTCAAAAAAACTCATGGTACACCTTCCGGTTGACAAGACATCTTTAGTAAAACATGCTGTTTGCATTGTCCAACCCCCTTTGCACACAAGTGATTCTGGGGCAAATCCTCCAGATGGGGGCAAAGCTCTGCAATCCATTCGCACCGACACTCCTTCTTTGGTAACCAACAAATCCCAAACTACAGGCGGCATTATTAACAGCAGGATAGGCGCACTTGCAACATCTTCCCCACCTTCTGTGCAGCCAAAAACTGTGCCTGTTTTAGAACCGATATTTGAACCAGTGGGTGAATCACCAAGTAGAATCAGCTTTCTCGCAAATTTGAAAGAACCGGCCTTGGATATTCAGCTTCTCAAATCTCAGTTCGAGGACACAAATACATTCAATGCAGCCGATCTCATAAACATTGACGAAAGAGTACAGTATGAATGTGCCCGCTGCAAGGAGTACTTCCCACAGTTGGTGCTGCTGCAGCTTCATCATATTGATTGCACAACCCACCCTCCGGCAGGAAAAATTCTGCCGATAGTTCACGTTCCGACGGCCATGTTGGGTGCCTTCTTCACAGTCTCCACTTCTGGATACTCCAGCGCTTGCATTCTGTGCTCCACATTGCTGCTTGGAAATGCTCGGAATGTTGAAGACCAGCAAGATTTCTCAAGTCACTTGAGTAAACATACTGAGCCGAGTGTGGCCATTACCTGTCTTGACGATACTCGGAAACTAGGCATACTCCAGACTAGGATGACAAGCCAGCAGGCCAAGGAGTGGGTGGACTTCATTGCCCCACCCTTCAGGATGGGAAATAAACCAACATCAACGCAGGAGGGTAACCTTGAAGAGTTTATTAATACCACAGGAATCTTGCACCAAGAATCGATGCTTCTTAGAAAGCGCTCTCGAAGAAACTTACAACCAGAACATGACCGAAGACAAAGCAAGCACAAGCATAAGAAGCACAAGCACAAACATAAGCATGGACACAGTAGGGACCATGAGCTGGCCAGGCAAGATGTGAACCAACCCTACAGAAGTTCAATCAAAACACAAGAAGGGTGCGAGGGGGAGTGGATCGAGCCAACTCCAAAAGGTTCGTCATCTTTGTTGGTGAGGAAAAAATCTCGTCCAGGATCTCTCAAACAAAGCATAACTAGCAGCCCGTCACAGCCCAAACCTCAACTGCCTAATTTGACACCTATGAAGGGGAAAAATCTTGCACCCTCAAAAGTCAGGCAGAGATTATTGAATGTTTCTGTACCAGGAAGAAGGAGCCTGCGGGGATTGGGACTTGACTTTGGGATGGGGTTGGAAATGTTGCCCTTGGATAGGAAGAAAAGGAAAGAAAAGTCTCTGAACTCAGAGAACCGACTGAAAGGGACTGAGAGGAAACAAACCCAAAGCAATTTGCCATTTCATTTACCAGACACAAAGATTGATGAGGTTATAGAGATTTTTTCCAGTGATGAAGAAATGGGAGGTACTCTTCCATATGATGAACAAAGTAGGATAGAGGATACACCCAGTACATCAGCAAGTCCTATTAACTCACAAAAACACAATCTAGAAGAGCCAGATGATCTGTACACAAAGAAACTGAAAGGAAACTCAGGGAAACTGTCTGCAAATGATGTCGACAGTGACAAAGAAAAGATGAACGTGGACGACAGTGATTCTAAAGATGCCAATTACTCAGATAACGTGGAAGGAGAGGACTCAAcaagtgatgatgatgatgatgaagagaaTGCAAATGAGAATCATAGCAATGTTGATCCTTCTGAACGAGAGATTGAGAGTGACGGGGAGGATGCAAGCCCAGTGGACCTCCCTCTGTCCATGATAGCTCTTCATTACCAAAGAGTAAATAAGGACATGGAAAGTGTTGATATGGACTGTGACCCTTCAACCAGTAACTGCTCAGATCATGAGATGGAAACCATTATTTCCAAAGAGGGGGACAACACTTCGTTAGAGGGTACCAGCTCAAGTCATTCCCAGCAGGCATCACCTGCTTCATCTCAGGTGGTTCCTCGTATTTCATTGGAGGACCCTAAGTGTACATCTGCAAGAAGTAGCAGCCCAAATGATGACAACACGTTTTTAGATGGGTCAAACTCAAGTCACTGTCAGCAGGCAACGCCTGACCCATCTGAGGTGATTCCTTGTATTTCATCGGAGGACCCAATGTGTACATCTGCAAGAAGTACCCACAGGGCAAATGATGACAACTCATTGTTAAAGGTTACCAGCTCAAGTCATTCCAAACGGACATCACCCGGTTCATCTGTGGCAGCTCCTTGTATTTCATTAGAAGACCCTACAAGTACATCTGCAAGAAGTAGCAGCAGCGCAAATGATGACATCTTACTAGAGAGTGATGAGGAAGACAAGATGCCCATGTTGGAAAGTCAAGAACCTCAAACTGAACAAGCTGTTGATATTCGACCTTTGAGGGTAGAGAAGATAGGTGGAGAAACAGAATCAAAATCTTCAACTGCAGAGTCTGTTGATTTCAATTTAGATAGAGATTCAGAAGAAAAGGAGGACAAAGAAGATCATACATCAAAGATCTTGGAGAATCACATCATGGGAGAAAGGGGAGATGTTATCTTGGAAGATACCGCCCAACATGGAACAGATTTGCTGCACAGCTTTCCCACTAGCGGATCACCTGACAATGTAATCCAAAGTGACAACACAGCTCATACTGAGAACAGTCATATAGACCATCCCACACGACGGGACAGTGACTCGAGGGAAAGCTCTCCAACAAAACAATCCTCAAATGACGACTTCCAACAGGAGGACAGCAAGAGAGGCAGTTTCCAGCAAGTGAGTGATTTAGAGGATAGCTTTCAAATAAACACATTACCTGGAGATGATCTGTTGCTGGACGGCAGCATTTCACCGAGTAGCATCACAGATATGACAGAGGATAATGCTGATGATCATAAAATCAGTTTTGAAGAGGGCAGCATACAGCTAGAAACTATCTCAGAGAGGGAGCTTTCTAAAAACAGTTCTCATAGAGATGATTTACCACAGCAAGACGACAGTTTTGAACAGGAGTGTTATTCAAAAGGCAGCTTTCCATCAAGCAGGTCTCCTGAAGCTGTCCAAGTGGAAGACATTAGCATGAATAGCTTCCAAGGGGACAGTAGCTCTGTCGACAGCTTTCCTACCAACAAATCTCCAGCGGATGACTTCATTGTGGACGACACCACTCTGAACAGTTTTCAGCAGATCAGTAACTTCCTTGACTCTTCCAGAGAAAGCATTCTACACAAAGAGAGGGCCGGAGACAGTTTCCAATCAGCAACCAGACACAGATCTCCCGAACCTGAACTCATTGGGGCAGATGATGGTGCATATCATGACAGTGACGTCATAGAGTTGGACTCAGATGGGGACGAGATTACTGGAAATTGGTTCCTAGAAGACAGTGATTCATCAACCGGCAATCCCGTTGAGAACAACTCACCCACTAACTCCTCAGAGGCTGCTGCTCGAAGAAGCCCATTGCCAAATGATCTCAAAGATGATTCCATAACAGAGGTTGGGACTGCAGATGGAACCCAGGAATCTCAATTAGATGCAGAGACAAGTAATGACGGCTTCGAAATGAAGGAAAATATTCAGTCAGACATAACTGTGCTCGATACTTCTAAGAGAATTCAGAATTCGCTCGCTTCGGCAGAGAGTAATCTCTCTGATGTTGACAATGTTCAAAACATCTTTTCTGACAATGAGAGTAAATCCTCCTTTGGAGATGGTTTCGACGTTGAAGATTGGGAGGAGGAAGAAGAGGAACTTAACGAAGATGAGGTGTTGCACTTATCTAATGATGAAGATGATGGCATCTTAGAGGGTGATCCAGTTGAAGAAGCTTCTCTTGGTGTGTCGGAGCCCAGGTCAAGATTAAAAG GTGATAAACAGCTGGCCATCGACGATGATTTTACTCCTACGAGCAATCCAACACAATCGTACCTCAAGTCACCACAATCTACTCTAAACTCTGGGAAGGAGGCGGGAGAAACAATTGAGATGGAGGAAAGTCAGGCAAGACAATTGAATAACTTGAAGAGGAAAACTGAAAGTCTGAGGGAGGGGGATGCCACCTTAAAAAGATCACGGGTAGAGGGAGAAGGTGAATAA